The following are encoded in a window of Pseudomonas multiresinivorans genomic DNA:
- a CDS encoding isovaleryl-CoA dehydrogenase: protein MSYPSLNFGLGETIDMLREQVQGFVASELAPRAAQIDSDNLFPADMWKKFGDMGLLGITVAEEYGGANMGYLAHVIAIEEISRGSASVGLSYGAHSNLCVNQIKRNGNAEQKAKYLPKLISGEHIGALAMSEPNAGSDVVSMKLRAEKRGDRFVLNGSKTWITNGPDANTYVIYAKTEPEKGAHGITAFIVERDWKGFSRGSKFDKLGMRGSNTCELFFDDVEVPEENVLGAVNGGVKVLMSGLDYERVVLAGGPIGIMQACMDVIVPYIHDRKQFGQSIGEFQLIQGKVADMYTQLNASRAYLYAVAQACDRGETTRKDAAGVILYTAERATQMALDAIQILGGNGYINEFPTGRLLRDAKLYEIGAGTSEIRRMLIGRELFNETR, encoded by the coding sequence ATGAGCTACCCCTCCCTCAACTTCGGCCTCGGCGAAACCATCGACATGCTGCGCGAGCAGGTGCAGGGCTTCGTCGCCAGCGAACTCGCCCCGCGCGCCGCGCAGATCGATTCCGACAACCTGTTCCCCGCGGACATGTGGAAGAAGTTCGGCGACATGGGCCTGCTCGGCATCACCGTCGCGGAGGAATATGGCGGCGCCAACATGGGTTACCTGGCCCACGTCATCGCCATCGAGGAAATCAGCCGTGGCTCGGCGTCGGTCGGCCTGTCCTACGGCGCGCACTCCAACCTGTGCGTCAACCAGATCAAGCGCAACGGCAACGCCGAGCAGAAGGCCAAGTACCTGCCCAAGCTGATCAGCGGCGAGCACATCGGCGCCCTGGCCATGAGCGAGCCCAACGCCGGCTCCGACGTGGTGTCGATGAAGCTGCGCGCCGAGAAGCGCGGCGACCGCTTCGTCCTCAATGGCAGCAAGACCTGGATCACCAACGGCCCGGACGCCAACACCTACGTGATCTACGCCAAGACCGAGCCGGAAAAAGGCGCCCACGGCATCACCGCGTTCATCGTCGAGCGCGACTGGAAAGGCTTCAGCCGTGGCAGCAAGTTCGACAAGCTGGGCATGCGCGGCTCGAACACCTGCGAGCTGTTCTTCGATGACGTGGAAGTGCCGGAAGAGAATGTGCTGGGCGCGGTCAACGGCGGCGTGAAGGTGCTGATGAGCGGCCTGGACTACGAGCGCGTGGTCCTCGCCGGCGGCCCGATCGGCATCATGCAGGCCTGCATGGACGTGATCGTCCCCTACATCCACGACCGCAAGCAGTTCGGCCAGAGCATCGGCGAGTTCCAGCTGATCCAGGGCAAGGTCGCCGACATGTACACCCAGCTCAACGCCAGCCGCGCCTACCTGTACGCCGTGGCCCAGGCCTGTGACCGTGGCGAGACCACCCGCAAGGACGCCGCCGGGGTGATCCTATACACCGCCGAACGCGCGACCCAGATGGCCCTGGACGCCATCCAGATCCTCGGTGGCAACGGCTACATCAACGAGTTCCCCACCGGCCGCCTGCTGCGCGACGCCAAGCTCTACGAGATCGGCGCCGGCACCAGCGAAATCCGCCGCATGCTGATCGGCCGCGAGCTGTTCAACGAGACTCGCTGA
- a CDS encoding carboxyl transferase domain-containing protein: MTILGTQLNTRSPEYAANAATMLENVQDLRAVLGRVHEGGGAAAQAKHTARGKLLVRERINRLLDAGSPFLEVSALAAHDVYGEDVAAAGVVAGIGRVEGVECMIVGNDATVKGGSYYPLTVKKHLRAQTIAQQNRLPCIYLVDSGGANLPRQDEVFPDREHFGRIFFNQANMSAQGIPQIAVVMGSCTAGGAYVPAMSDETIMVRNQATIFLAGPPLVKAATGEVVSAEDLGGADVHCKTSGVADHYAEDDEHALAIARRCIANLNWTKQGKLNTRAPRAPLYAADELYGVIPVDSKQPFDVREIIARLVDGSEFDEFKALFGTTLVCGFAHLHGYPVAILANNGILFAEAAQKGAHFIELACQRGIPLVFLQNITGFMVGQKYEAGGIAKHGAKLVTAVACAQVPKFTVIIGGSFGAGNYGMCGRAYDPRFLWMWPNARIGVMGGEQAAGVLAQVKREQAERAGSALSAEDEAKIKAPILEQYERQGHPYYSSARLWDDGVIDPAQTRDVLSLALSASLNAPVEATRFGVFRM; the protein is encoded by the coding sequence ATGACCATCCTCGGCACCCAACTCAACACCCGTTCCCCGGAATACGCCGCCAACGCCGCGACCATGCTGGAGAACGTCCAGGACCTGCGCGCCGTCCTCGGCCGCGTCCACGAAGGCGGCGGCGCCGCCGCCCAGGCCAAGCACACCGCGCGCGGCAAGCTGCTGGTGCGCGAGCGCATCAACCGCCTGCTCGACGCCGGCTCGCCCTTCCTCGAAGTCTCCGCCCTCGCCGCCCATGACGTGTATGGCGAAGACGTCGCCGCCGCCGGCGTGGTCGCCGGTATCGGCCGCGTGGAAGGCGTGGAATGCATGATCGTCGGCAACGACGCCACGGTGAAAGGCGGCAGCTACTACCCGCTGACCGTGAAGAAGCACCTGCGCGCCCAGACCATCGCCCAGCAGAACCGCCTGCCGTGCATCTACCTGGTGGACTCGGGCGGCGCCAACCTGCCGCGCCAGGACGAGGTGTTCCCCGACCGCGAACACTTCGGCCGCATCTTCTTCAACCAGGCCAACATGAGCGCCCAGGGCATCCCGCAGATCGCCGTAGTGATGGGATCCTGCACCGCTGGCGGCGCCTACGTGCCGGCGATGAGCGACGAGACCATCATGGTGCGCAACCAGGCCACCATCTTCCTCGCCGGCCCGCCGCTGGTGAAGGCCGCCACTGGTGAAGTGGTGAGCGCCGAGGACCTGGGCGGCGCCGATGTGCACTGCAAGACCTCGGGCGTCGCCGACCACTACGCCGAGGACGACGAACACGCGCTGGCCATCGCCCGCCGCTGCATCGCCAACCTCAACTGGACCAAGCAGGGCAAGCTCAACACCCGTGCCCCGCGCGCCCCGCTGTACGCCGCCGACGAGCTGTACGGCGTGATCCCGGTGGACAGCAAGCAGCCCTTCGACGTGCGCGAGATCATCGCGCGGCTGGTCGACGGCAGCGAATTCGACGAGTTCAAGGCGCTGTTCGGCACCACCCTGGTGTGCGGCTTCGCCCATCTGCACGGCTACCCGGTGGCGATCCTCGCCAACAACGGCATCCTCTTCGCCGAGGCCGCACAGAAAGGCGCGCACTTCATCGAACTGGCCTGCCAGCGCGGCATCCCACTGGTGTTCCTGCAGAACATCACCGGCTTCATGGTCGGCCAGAAGTACGAGGCCGGCGGCATCGCCAAGCACGGCGCCAAGCTGGTCACCGCGGTGGCCTGCGCCCAGGTGCCGAAATTCACCGTGATCATCGGCGGCAGCTTCGGCGCCGGTAACTACGGCATGTGCGGCCGTGCCTACGACCCACGCTTCCTGTGGATGTGGCCCAACGCGCGGATCGGCGTGATGGGCGGCGAACAGGCTGCCGGCGTACTGGCCCAGGTCAAGCGCGAGCAGGCCGAACGCGCAGGCTCTGCGCTGTCCGCCGAGGACGAGGCGAAGATCAAGGCGCCGATCCTCGAACAGTACGAGCGCCAGGGTCACCCCTACTACTCCAGCGCGCGCCTGTGGGACGACGGCGTGATCGATCCGGCGCAGACCCGCGACGTGCTCTCCCTCGCCCTCTCCGCCTCGCTCAACGCGCCTGTCGAAGCGACCCGCTTCGGCGTATTCAGGATGTAA
- a CDS encoding hydroxymethylglutaryl-CoA lyase: protein MTLPQSVRLVEVGPRDGLQNEKQPIAVADKVRLVDDLTAAGLGYIEVGSFVSPKWVPQMAGSAEVFAGIQQKAGVTYAALAPNLKGFEAALESQVKEVAVFAAASEAFSQKNINCSIKESLERFIPVMEAARQHGVRVRGYVSCVLGCPYQGEVDVAQVAAVAEELHAMGCYEVSLGDTIGVGTAGATRHMFEVVGQRVPRAQLAGHFHDTYGQATANIYASLLEGIAVFDSSVAGLGGCPYAKGATGNVATEDVLYLLNGLGIHTGIDLGKLIDAGQRICAVLDKPNGSRVAKAQLSKR from the coding sequence ATGACCCTGCCCCAATCCGTCCGCCTCGTCGAAGTCGGCCCGCGCGACGGCCTGCAGAACGAGAAGCAACCCATCGCCGTCGCCGACAAGGTGCGCCTGGTGGACGACCTCACCGCCGCCGGCCTGGGCTACATCGAAGTCGGCAGCTTCGTCTCGCCCAAGTGGGTGCCGCAGATGGCCGGCTCGGCGGAAGTCTTCGCCGGCATCCAGCAGAAGGCCGGCGTCACCTACGCCGCGCTGGCGCCGAACCTCAAGGGCTTCGAGGCCGCGCTGGAATCTCAGGTGAAGGAAGTCGCGGTGTTCGCCGCCGCCTCCGAGGCCTTCTCGCAGAAGAACATCAACTGCTCGATCAAGGAGAGCCTGGAGCGCTTCATCCCGGTGATGGAAGCGGCCCGTCAGCACGGCGTACGCGTGCGCGGCTACGTCTCCTGTGTGCTCGGCTGTCCCTACCAGGGTGAGGTGGACGTGGCGCAGGTCGCCGCCGTCGCCGAGGAGCTGCACGCCATGGGCTGCTACGAAGTGTCCCTGGGCGACACCATTGGCGTCGGCACCGCCGGCGCCACCCGGCACATGTTCGAGGTCGTCGGCCAACGCGTGCCGCGCGCGCAACTGGCCGGGCACTTCCACGACACCTACGGCCAGGCCACGGCGAACATCTACGCCAGCCTGCTGGAAGGCATCGCGGTGTTCGACAGCTCGGTCGCCGGCCTCGGCGGTTGCCCCTATGCCAAGGGCGCCACCGGCAACGTCGCCACCGAAGACGTGCTCTACCTGCTCAACGGCCTGGGCATCCACACCGGCATCGACCTGGGCAAGCTGATCGACGCCGGCCAGCGCATCTGCGCCGTGCTCGACAAGCCCAATGGCTCGCGGGTGGCCAAGGCGCAGTTGTCCAAACGCTGA
- a CDS encoding gamma-carboxygeranoyl-CoA hydratase — translation MTTFENIELDIDPRGVASLWLNRPEKNNAFNAQTIAELIQALGAVANDDRVRLVVLRGRGRHFCGGADLAWMQESVKLDYQGNLNDAQQLAELLYNLHQLKKPTLAIVQGAVFGGGVGLAACCDMVLAAEDAQFCLSEVRIGLIPATIGPFVTKAIGQRAATRYAMTAERFSGIRARELGLVDEHYPAAELDDEAEAWIANLMNNSPAALVACKALFQEIGAGELTPERRRYTEAAIARIRISPEGQEGLHAFLEKRKPAWQEQV, via the coding sequence ATGACCACTTTCGAAAACATTGAGCTCGATATCGACCCGCGCGGCGTCGCCAGCCTGTGGCTGAACCGCCCGGAGAAGAACAACGCCTTCAACGCCCAGACCATTGCCGAGCTGATCCAGGCGCTGGGCGCCGTGGCCAACGACGACCGCGTGCGCCTCGTCGTGCTGCGCGGCCGTGGCCGCCACTTCTGCGGCGGCGCGGACCTGGCGTGGATGCAGGAATCGGTGAAACTGGACTACCAGGGCAACCTGAACGACGCCCAGCAGCTCGCGGAGTTGCTCTACAACCTGCACCAACTGAAGAAGCCGACCCTCGCCATCGTCCAGGGCGCAGTCTTCGGCGGCGGTGTCGGCCTGGCCGCCTGCTGCGACATGGTGCTGGCCGCCGAGGACGCGCAGTTCTGCCTGTCCGAAGTGCGCATCGGCCTGATCCCGGCCACCATCGGCCCCTTCGTCACCAAGGCCATCGGCCAGCGAGCAGCCACCCGCTACGCCATGACCGCCGAACGTTTCAGCGGCATCCGTGCCCGCGAGCTGGGCCTGGTCGACGAGCACTACCCGGCCGCCGAACTGGACGACGAGGCCGAGGCCTGGATCGCCAACCTGATGAACAACAGTCCTGCGGCGCTGGTCGCCTGCAAGGCGCTGTTCCAGGAAATCGGCGCCGGCGAACTCACCCCCGAACGCCGCCGCTACACCGAAGCCGCCATCGCCCGCATCCGCATCAGCCCCGAGGGGCAGGAAGGCCTGCACGCCTTCCTGGAAAAACGCAAACCGGCCTGGCAGGAGCAAGTCTGA
- a CDS encoding acetyl/propionyl/methylcrotonyl-CoA carboxylase subunit alpha has protein sequence MKKIDTLLVANRGEIACRVMRTAKALGLTTVAVHSATDRNARHVEEADIAIDLGGAKPAESYLRADAVLAAAKAAGAQAIHPGYGFLSENAGFARACEEAGLIFLGPPASAIDAMGSKSAAKALMETAGVPLVPGYHGEAQDYATFQREAQRIGYPVLLKAAAGGGGKGMKVVEREAELAEALESAQREAQSGFGDSRMLVEKYLTKPRHVEIQVFADQHGHCLYLNERDCSIQRRHQKVVEEAPAPGLSSELRAAMGESAVRAAQAIGYVGAGTVEFLYDEGSGQFFFMEMNTRLQVEHPVTEAITGLDLVAWQIRVARGEPLPITQEQVPLNGHAIEVRLYAEDPEGGFLPASGHLALYREPAAGPGRRTDSGIREGDDISPFYDPMLAKLIAWGENREEARQRLLSMLTETAVGGFKTNLAFLRRVLAHPAFAEGELDTGFIARYQDTLLPVPTTLPERFWQLAGEAWVQSEAARVRGDDAHSPWSAQSGWRSGLPGETDLHLLAKGESQVVRLRHADGQRIAQLDGQWLDVKDGEIRRRHQVIRRGDSLYLEWNGELVNVQRFDAIAEAEAAHSHQGGLGAPMNGSIVRILVEPGQSVEAGAALVVLEAMKMEHSIRAPHAGVVKSLYCSEGELVSEGTALVELEEAPA, from the coding sequence ATGAAGAAGATCGATACCCTGCTGGTGGCCAACCGCGGCGAAATCGCCTGCCGCGTGATGCGCACCGCCAAGGCCCTGGGCCTGACCACCGTAGCCGTGCACAGCGCCACCGACCGCAACGCCCGCCACGTCGAAGAGGCGGACATCGCCATCGACCTGGGCGGCGCCAAGCCCGCTGAAAGCTACCTGCGCGCGGACGCCGTGCTGGCCGCTGCGAAAGCTGCCGGCGCCCAGGCCATCCACCCCGGCTACGGCTTCCTCTCGGAGAACGCCGGGTTTGCCCGCGCCTGCGAAGAGGCCGGGCTGATCTTCCTCGGCCCGCCGGCCAGCGCCATCGACGCCATGGGCAGCAAGTCCGCCGCCAAGGCGCTGATGGAAACCGCCGGCGTGCCGCTGGTGCCCGGCTACCATGGCGAGGCGCAGGACTACGCCACCTTCCAGCGCGAAGCCCAGCGCATCGGCTACCCGGTGCTGCTCAAGGCCGCCGCCGGCGGTGGCGGCAAGGGTATGAAGGTGGTCGAGCGCGAAGCCGAACTGGCCGAGGCGCTGGAATCCGCCCAGCGTGAAGCCCAGTCCGGCTTCGGCGACTCGCGCATGCTGGTGGAGAAGTACCTGACCAAGCCGCGCCACGTGGAAATCCAGGTGTTCGCCGACCAGCACGGCCATTGCCTGTACCTCAACGAGCGCGATTGCTCGATCCAGCGCCGCCACCAGAAAGTCGTCGAGGAAGCGCCGGCACCGGGCCTCTCCTCCGAGCTGCGCGCCGCCATGGGCGAGTCCGCCGTACGCGCAGCCCAGGCCATCGGCTACGTTGGCGCCGGCACCGTGGAGTTCCTCTACGACGAAGGCAGCGGCCAGTTCTTCTTCATGGAAATGAACACCCGCCTGCAGGTGGAGCACCCGGTCACCGAAGCCATCACCGGTCTCGACCTGGTCGCCTGGCAAATCCGCGTCGCCCGTGGCGAGCCGCTGCCGATCACCCAGGAACAGGTGCCGCTGAACGGCCACGCCATCGAAGTGCGCCTCTACGCCGAAGACCCGGAAGGCGGCTTCCTGCCCGCCAGCGGCCACCTCGCGCTGTACCGCGAACCCGCCGCCGGCCCTGGCCGCCGCACCGACAGCGGCATCCGCGAGGGCGACGACATTTCGCCGTTCTACGACCCGATGCTGGCCAAGCTGATCGCCTGGGGCGAGAACCGCGAGGAAGCGCGCCAGCGCCTGCTGTCGATGCTCACCGAAACCGCGGTCGGCGGCTTCAAGACCAACCTGGCCTTCCTGCGCCGCGTGCTGGCCCACCCGGCCTTCGCCGAGGGCGAGCTGGACACCGGCTTCATCGCCCGTTATCAGGACACCCTGCTGCCGGTTCCGACCACCCTGCCCGAGCGCTTCTGGCAACTGGCCGGCGAAGCCTGGGTGCAGAGCGAAGCCGCCCGCGTGCGCGGCGACGACGCCCATTCGCCCTGGTCCGCCCAGAGCGGCTGGCGCAGCGGCCTGCCGGGCGAGACCGACCTGCACCTGCTGGCCAAGGGTGAGTCCCAGGTGGTACGCCTGCGCCACGCCGATGGGCAGCGCATCGCCCAGCTCGATGGTCAGTGGCTGGATGTGAAGGACGGCGAGATTCGCCGCCGCCATCAGGTGATCCGCCGCGGCGACAGCCTCTATCTGGAGTGGAACGGCGAGCTGGTCAACGTGCAGCGTTTCGACGCCATCGCCGAGGCCGAAGCCGCGCATTCGCACCAGGGCGGCCTGGGCGCGCCGATGAACGGCAGCATCGTGCGCATCCTGGTAGAACCTGGCCAGAGCGTCGAAGCCGGCGCCGCACTGGTGGTGCTCGAAGCCATGAAGATGGAACACAGCATTCGCGCGCCGCACGCCGGCGTGGTGAAATCGCTGTATTGCAGCGAAGGCGAGCTGGTGTCGGAAGGAACAGCGCTGGTGGAACTGGAAGAAGCGCCGGCCTGA
- a CDS encoding sigma-54-dependent Fis family transcriptional regulator, translating into MTTRTISSDLLREAHLAREHLQQEGEVPNGVLREEIDASWRRSLDHGLDCSNGTEHGLDTRIKPDVLLAGNRLLLDAATPELDYLQQRQGHDGVIILANADATILSVEGARERMQSKGLADIVEGACWSEAARGTNALGTALVEKRATQIDCGEHFLDRLSRFSCTSVPIEGPQGTLLGVLDMTREGPLSGPRESLSLLSLAVFQIEARLFAVSHPGQVVIAFHYRRQYLDSAWQGLLALGLDGKVLAVSGQACQLLGANRESLVGRRSEDFLGLRGEQLIARLYQGGVGSLQTPKGELFYKTLQAPLRSHAVPVSARAPRPAAGPDLDALAGNHPRYARALRMARQGLVNELPVLLLGETGSGKEVVARALHQASARSDKPFVAVNCAAIPEGLIESELFGYRDGAFTGSRRGGMVGRLQQAHGGTLFLDEIGDMPLALQARLLRVLQERKVAPLGAGEEQDIDVALICATHRDLKRLVEEKHFREDLYYRVNGISVKLPALRERDDLAELATGVLARLGAPKVKLSAELLGLLREYHWPGNIRQLEMVLRTALAMREEGEEELSLDHLPDSTLDELSVGERPQSGSIRENELELIRQALERHQGNVSAAADALGISRATLYRKLKQLKVG; encoded by the coding sequence ATGACTACAAGAACAATAAGCAGTGACCTGCTGCGCGAAGCCCACCTTGCCCGTGAACACCTGCAGCAGGAGGGCGAAGTGCCCAACGGCGTGCTCCGCGAGGAGATCGACGCCTCCTGGCGGCGCAGCCTCGACCATGGCCTGGACTGCTCCAACGGCACCGAGCATGGCCTCGACACGCGGATCAAGCCGGATGTGCTGCTGGCCGGCAATCGCCTGCTGCTGGACGCCGCTACCCCGGAACTCGACTACCTGCAACAACGTCAGGGGCACGACGGCGTGATCATCCTGGCCAATGCCGACGCCACCATCCTGTCCGTCGAAGGTGCCCGCGAGCGCATGCAGAGCAAGGGCCTTGCCGACATCGTCGAGGGCGCCTGCTGGAGCGAAGCCGCGCGTGGCACCAATGCGCTGGGCACCGCGCTGGTGGAAAAGCGCGCCACGCAGATCGACTGCGGCGAACACTTCCTTGACCGCCTGAGTCGCTTCTCCTGCACCTCGGTGCCCATCGAAGGGCCGCAGGGTACGTTGCTCGGCGTGCTCGACATGACCCGCGAAGGTCCGCTGTCCGGCCCGCGGGAAAGCCTCTCGCTGCTCAGCCTCGCGGTATTCCAGATCGAGGCGCGGCTGTTCGCCGTCAGCCATCCGGGGCAGGTGGTGATCGCCTTCCATTACCGTCGCCAGTACCTCGACTCAGCCTGGCAAGGCCTGCTGGCGCTGGGGCTGGACGGCAAGGTGCTGGCCGTCAGCGGCCAGGCCTGCCAGTTGCTCGGCGCCAACCGTGAATCCCTCGTCGGTCGGCGTAGCGAAGACTTCCTCGGCCTGCGCGGCGAGCAGCTTATCGCGCGGCTTTACCAGGGCGGCGTGGGCAGCCTGCAGACGCCCAAGGGTGAGCTGTTCTACAAGACCTTGCAGGCGCCGCTGCGCAGCCATGCGGTGCCGGTCAGCGCTCGTGCGCCGCGCCCGGCCGCCGGCCCCGATCTCGACGCCCTGGCCGGCAACCACCCGCGCTATGCCCGCGCCCTGCGCATGGCCCGCCAGGGGTTGGTCAACGAACTGCCGGTGCTGCTGCTGGGCGAAACCGGCAGCGGTAAAGAAGTGGTGGCCCGTGCCCTGCACCAGGCCAGCGCGCGCAGCGACAAGCCCTTCGTCGCGGTGAACTGCGCGGCGATTCCCGAAGGCCTGATCGAGTCCGAGCTGTTCGGCTATCGCGACGGCGCCTTCACCGGATCGCGGCGTGGCGGCATGGTCGGCCGGCTGCAGCAGGCCCACGGTGGCACGCTGTTCCTCGACGAAATCGGCGATATGCCGCTGGCACTGCAAGCGCGTCTGCTGCGCGTGCTACAGGAACGCAAGGTAGCGCCGCTGGGTGCCGGTGAAGAGCAGGACATCGACGTCGCGCTGATCTGCGCCACCCACCGCGACCTCAAGCGCCTGGTGGAAGAGAAACACTTCCGCGAGGACCTCTACTACCGCGTCAACGGCATCAGCGTGAAGCTGCCGGCGCTGCGCGAACGCGACGACCTCGCCGAGTTGGCAACCGGCGTGCTGGCTCGTCTCGGCGCGCCCAAGGTGAAACTCTCCGCCGAGCTGCTCGGCCTGCTGCGCGAATACCACTGGCCGGGCAACATCCGCCAGTTGGAGATGGTCCTGCGCACCGCGCTGGCCATGCGCGAGGAGGGCGAGGAGGAACTGAGCCTCGATCACCTGCCGGACAGCACCCTGGACGAACTCAGCGTCGGCGAACGCCCGCAGAGCGGCAGCATCCGCGAGAACGAACTGGAGCTGATCCGCCAGGCGCTGGAGCGCCACCAGGGCAACGTCTCCGCCGCCGCCGACGCGCTGGGCATCAGCCGCGCCACGCTGTACCGCAAGCTCAAGCAACTCAAGGTGGGCTGA
- a CDS encoding MerR family transcriptional regulator → MPTTYTISELARELDVTTRAIRFYEEQGMLSPERRGQERVYSAKDLVALKLILRGKRIGFSLAECKELIDLYDPSSGNTRQLQTFLDKITARRAQLEQQLLDIEQMKLELDTAEERCLAAMAETDKPRKQRATS, encoded by the coding sequence ATGCCCACGACCTACACCATCTCCGAGCTGGCCCGCGAACTGGACGTCACCACCCGTGCCATCCGTTTCTACGAGGAGCAAGGCATGCTCAGCCCCGAGCGCCGTGGCCAGGAGCGCGTCTACAGCGCCAAGGACCTGGTGGCGCTGAAGCTGATCCTGCGCGGCAAGCGCATCGGCTTCTCGCTGGCCGAGTGCAAGGAACTGATCGACCTCTACGACCCGAGCAGCGGCAACACCAGGCAGCTGCAGACCTTCCTCGACAAGATCACCGCGCGCCGCGCGCAGCTTGAGCAACAGTTGCTCGACATCGAGCAGATGAAACTGGAACTGGACACGGCCGAGGAGCGCTGCCTGGCGGCCATGGCCGAGACCGACAAACCCCGCAAGCAGCGCGCCACGAGCTGA
- a CDS encoding ABC transporter ATP-binding protein — MFFTRLIDSEDPQQLKASLRWLYGFVRPHKVAIAGLLGLSFCASLLVLAQPWLTKMLIDDGLLAKNFPVLVTVAVAMIVVGLVGTALSGVNRFLHTRLSGRILFSLRDALYRHLQTLSPSFFGRRRIGDLMSRLDGDVAEIQRFAVDSLFSAVSSVIGLIGALALLLTLSWQLSLLVALLIPLDVLWLRWMRRKVEREARGLRERSADLSSFFVETLPAMKFIQSAGQQNREAGRLEGLGQGYLGQLLRLQLTEFFTQAVPGTLMSLSRACAFLVGGYWVVQGTWQLGSLIAFSTYLGMAIGPVQSLLGLYVTLQRMTVSLGRVMELRGEEASIVSPVTPRAMPAVGELRLENLSYAWPGRAQAVLQDVQAVIPAGLKVALSGPSGVGKSTLIDLLQRFYDPDQGRILLDGIDLRELDLQALRRRVAVVSQDIVLFRGSLADNLAYSAPESNREAIEQAARAAQLDSLIASLPEGLDSPLGERGQQLSGGQKQRIAIARALLQDPLILVLDEATSQVDESTEREVIAAIDQLFAGRTRLLISHRTSTLAAADLYLELQDGQMRVRAAQPVQRHEA; from the coding sequence ATGTTCTTCACCCGCCTTATCGACAGCGAAGACCCGCAGCAACTCAAGGCTTCACTGCGCTGGCTGTACGGCTTCGTACGGCCGCACAAGGTGGCGATTGCCGGGCTTCTCGGATTGTCGTTCTGCGCATCCCTGCTGGTGCTCGCTCAGCCCTGGCTGACCAAGATGCTGATCGACGACGGCCTGCTGGCGAAGAACTTCCCGGTGCTGGTAACGGTGGCCGTGGCGATGATCGTTGTCGGTCTGGTGGGTACGGCGTTGTCCGGGGTCAACCGCTTCCTGCACACGCGGTTGTCCGGGCGTATTCTGTTCTCCCTGCGCGATGCGCTGTATCGACACCTGCAGACGCTTTCGCCGAGCTTCTTCGGCCGCCGCCGCATCGGCGACCTGATGTCCCGGCTGGACGGCGACGTCGCCGAGATCCAGCGCTTCGCCGTGGACTCGCTGTTCTCCGCCGTCTCCAGCGTGATCGGTCTGATCGGCGCATTGGCACTGCTGCTCACGCTGTCCTGGCAATTGTCGCTGCTGGTGGCGCTGCTGATTCCCCTGGACGTGCTCTGGCTGCGCTGGATGCGGCGCAAGGTGGAGCGCGAGGCGCGTGGCTTGCGCGAGCGTTCGGCGGACCTTTCGTCCTTCTTCGTCGAGACCTTGCCGGCGATGAAATTCATCCAGTCCGCCGGCCAGCAGAACCGCGAAGCCGGGCGCCTGGAAGGCCTGGGGCAGGGTTATCTGGGCCAGTTGCTGCGCCTGCAACTCACCGAGTTCTTCACCCAGGCCGTGCCGGGAACGCTGATGTCGCTGTCCCGCGCCTGCGCCTTCCTGGTCGGCGGTTACTGGGTGGTGCAGGGCACCTGGCAACTGGGTTCGCTGATCGCCTTTTCCACCTACCTGGGCATGGCCATCGGGCCGGTGCAGAGCCTGCTTGGCCTGTACGTCACGTTGCAGCGCATGACGGTCAGCCTTGGCCGGGTGATGGAGCTGCGCGGCGAGGAGGCCAGCATCGTTTCACCGGTCACTCCACGGGCTATGCCGGCGGTTGGCGAGCTGCGCCTGGAGAACCTGAGCTACGCCTGGCCGGGCCGTGCGCAAGCTGTATTGCAGGACGTGCAGGCGGTGATTCCTGCCGGCCTCAAGGTCGCGCTGAGCGGCCCGTCCGGCGTTGGCAAGAGCACCCTGATCGACCTGTTGCAGCGCTTCTACGATCCCGACCAGGGGCGCATCCTGCTCGACGGTATCGATCTGCGCGAACTCGACCTGCAAGCCCTGCGCCGGCGCGTGGCGGTGGTCAGCCAGGACATCGTGCTGTTCCGCGGCAGCCTCGCTGACAACCTGGCCTACAGCGCGCCCGAGTCGAACCGCGAAGCCATTGAGCAGGCCGCTCGCGCCGCGCAGCTGGACAGCCTGATCGCCAGCCTGCCTGAAGGTCTCGACAGCCCGCTGGGCGAGCGCGGCCAGCAGTTGTCCGGAGGGCAGAAGCAACGCATCGCCATTGCCCGCGCGCTGCTGCAGGACCCGCTGATCCTGGTGCTGGACGAGGCCACTTCGCAGGTGGACGAGAGCACCGAGCGCGAAGTGATCGCGGCCATCGACCAGTTGTTTGCCGGGCGTACGCGATTGCTGATCAGCCACCGTACTTCGACGTTGGCCGCCGCCGACCTGTACCTGGAGTTGCAGGACGGACAGATGCGCGTGCGCGCAGCGCAGCCGGTGCAGCGACATGAGGCCTGA